A part of Crassostrea angulata isolate pt1a10 chromosome 5, ASM2561291v2, whole genome shotgun sequence genomic DNA contains:
- the LOC128184691 gene encoding uncharacterized protein LOC128184691, translating to MKKHLCIVFTFIVLAGAYIEEIDLPESFTECLEKQRIKNLGAASGEAMSKWCMNSHRMKLTGDKFKYSNVSEDTVSWINELLRMSNVDMKLDLSSTNKLSHSVKKRQASLDTPSLYPNVQFPPQPIIDSDSSDSSNIQNSQGPEYMSETLQSFSNQHTGSGQAQRFQPGQARPFPIIGGENQAPAAQQPGVQTQQLGAAIPQTQQFGAAIPQTQQFGAAIPQTQQFGAAVPQQTFSSSSNQPIPAQVPQTQINPVQTQFSQQQQQQTVFQQPSQQINNFVAAQQQPTFAQGQQQNFQSMNAFQPQLQPQPTVMSPNMNTAQPVSGIPVVQRPQLRIRKEYRTMTEQERANFHRAILLLKQDTTIRPNRYDALGLVHFRMVDNIHHGGAFLAWHRLFITIFENALRQKVPDVTLPYWDSTMDEAMIDPTQSVTWSPQFLGNGDGLVTTGPFAFWQTPNGPLIRNVGQDGQLLSRQAIMRVLSRTRMAEITEPGAPDQYNIENYHGDAHTWIGGQMEPMETSAFDPVFYLHHAFVDYVWEIFRQQQRAMGIDPTQDYPQNFGPQSHAPFTPTGFGNLPNVFGISDMFTTQVYTYQPHPTCSFQNSNCGSPFLTCDISAGVPQCIPIGAGPPAPPRAAAMRGVPGVMGAGGPGPLLGGMPRLPFGRKKRATTANKASDKSTTADSYHQVMVKQLQCSNAWVSFSSQNTFEINNEGDTRNWVFIPVRVVNKRSPEHRKFKAYAIINGKPSVKADIYDPEQYEEIKPYFSEELMPSSAKCDAVSGDRTIGRIHIRSDGLNYQGNYDEYVIVDLRQAFTESTTYIGLRRPGKNDTEVLLTAYDSCGRKCKAFCRSRNAKSHDYHPCSGALRVNSNSPWEYGKNYGDAVRMSWDLNDLYTIPKLQDQSVFIQFFCDHR from the exons ATGAAGAAGCACTTATGCATCGTCTTCACTTTCATAGTACTAGCGGGGGCTTACATAGAGGAGATCGATTTACCCGAGTCCTTTACGGAATGTCTCGAAAAGCAGCGAATCAAGAACCTGGGCGCTGCCAGTGGCGAGGCCATGAGCAAATGGTGTATGAATAGTCACCGCATGAAGCTCACTGGGGATAAATTCAAATACTCCAATGTGTCGGAGGACACCGTCAGTTGGATCAACGAATTGTTGAGGATGTCAAACGTGGACATGAAGCTGGATCTTTCGTCCACGAACAAACTCAGCCATTCCGTGAAGAAACGCCAAGCGTCATTGGACACCCCTTCCCTGTATCCTAATGTTCAGTTTCCTCCCCAACCAATCATTGATAGCGATAGTTCAGACTCATCGAATATCCAAAACTCACAAGGACCGGAGTATATGTCGGAGACCCTGCAGTCATTCTCTAATCAACATACGGGTTCTGGACAGGCGCAGCGGTTTCAGCCCGGACAAGCACGACCTTTCCCGATCATTGGCGGAGAAAACCAGGCCCCAGCAGCACAACAACCAGGGGTTCAGACACAGCAGCTTGGCGCGGCCATTCCACAGACACAGCAGTTTGGAGCGGCCATTCCACAGACACAGCAGTTTGGAGCGGCCATTCCACAGACACAGCAATTTGGCGCGGCCGTTCCACAACAAACTTTTTCAAGCAGTTCTAACCAGCCAATTCCAGCTCAGGTTCCCCAGACCCAGATTAATCCGGTTCAGACTCAATTTTCTCAACAACAGCAACAGCAGACGGTGTTTCAACAACCATCACAGCAAATCAACAACTTCGTTGCCGCTCAACAGCAGCCGACATTTGCCCAAGGACAACAGCAGAATTTTCAGTCTATGAATGCATTTCAACCTCAACTTCAACCGCAACCGACGGTAATGTCTCCCAACATGAACACTGCACAGCCTGTCTCTGGCATCCCCGTAGTGCAGCGTCCTCAGCTGAGGATCAGGAAGGAATACAGGACAATGACGGAGCAGGAAAGGGCCAACTTCCACAGGGCTATCCTTCTACTGAAACAAGATACA ACAATTCGACCTAATCGTTATGATGCTCTTGGGCTGGTTCACTTCCGGATGGTAGACAACATACATCATGGAGGGGCTTTCTTAGCTTGGCATAGACTATTCATTACCAT ATTTGAGAACGCCTTACGACAAAAGGTACCCGATGTCACATTGCCGTATTGGGACTCCACCATGGATGAGGCCATGATCGACCCCACCCAATCCGTGACCTGGTCCCCTCAATTCCTTGGTAATGGAGATGGTCTCGTGACAACAGGGCCTTTCGCTTTCTGGCAGACCCCTAACGGGCCTCTCATCAGAAATGTAGGTCAGGATGGTCAACTACTCTCCAGGCAGGCCATCATGAGGGTATTATCTAGAACCAGAATGGCGGAAATCACTGAGCCAGGTGCCCCGGATCAGTACAACATTGAAAATTACCATGGCGACGCGCACACGTGGATCGGTGGTCAAATGGAGCCCATGGAAACCTCGGCCTTTGATCCTGTTTTCTACCTACACCATGCCTTTGTTGATTACGTCTGGGAAATATTTCGTCAACAGCAGCGAGCCATGGGAATAGACCCCACCCAGGACTACCCTCAGAACTTCGGCCCCCAGTCTCACGCTCCCTTCACCCCTACAGGGTTTGGAAACCTGCCCAATGTGTTTGGAATAAGTGATATGTTTACGACGCAAGTTTACACATACCAACCCCACCCAACTTGTTCCTTTCAGAATTCCAACTGTGGCTCTCCTTTCTTGACCTGCGATATTTCCGCCGGGGTCCCGCAGTGTATTCCCATTGGCGCGGGCCCCCCGGCACCTCCACGTGCAGCAGCAATGAGAGGCGTCCCCGGGGTCATGGGCGCTGGCGGCCCCGGACCACTTTTAGGTGGAATGCCGCGACTTCCTTTCGGTCGTAAGAAGAGAGCTACGACTGCGAACAAAGCAAGCGACAAGTCTACGACAGCCGATTCCTACCACCAGGTTATGGTAAAGCAGCTTCAATGCTCCAACGCGTGGGTCTCTTTCTCCAGTCAAAACACGTTTGAAATCAACAATGAAGGGGACACTCGTAATTGGGTGTTTATTCCAGTTCGTGTCGTCAACAAAAGGTCGCCTGAGCATCGTAAGTTCAAAGCGTACGCAATCATCAATGGTAAGCCTTCCGTAAAAGCCGATATCTACGACCCAGAACAGTACGAAGAAATTAAACCATATTTCTCTGAAGAGTTGATGCCATCCTCAGCAAAATGTGACGCAGTTTCCGGAGATCGAACGATAGGACGTATCCACATCCGGTCCGACGGGCTTAATTACCAAGGCAACTACGACGAGTACGTCATCGTTGATTTGAGACAAGCGTTCACCGAGTCTACCACGTATATAGGACTGAGAAGACCCGGCAAAAACGACACGGAAGTCCTGCTGACAGCCTACGATTCCTGTGGAAGGAAGTGCAAAGCCTTCTGTAGGAGCAGGAATGCCAAATCCCACGACTACCATCCATGTTCGGGCGCGCTTCGGGTCAACAGCAATTCCCCGTGGGAGTATGGGAAAAATTACGGCGATGCAGTGCGAATGTCCTGGGATCTTAATGACTTGTATACAATTCCGAAACTACAAGACCAGTCTGTTTTTATCCAGTTTTTCTGTGACCATCGGTGA